One region of Oreochromis aureus strain Israel breed Guangdong linkage group 19, ZZ_aureus, whole genome shotgun sequence genomic DNA includes:
- the rpia gene encoding ribose-5-phosphate isomerase: MTFQGWVSFKKHAAGFVCVASRRLVVPNNYKHVCLFSQSAANMAEEAKKLAAYAAVDNHIQNNQVVGVGSGSTIVYAVDRLAERVRQEKLNIVCVPTSFQARQLILQHGLTLSDLDRHPELDVAIDGADEVDEDLTLIKGGGGCLTQEKIVAGCAKHFVVIADYRKDSIALGQQWKKGVPIEVIPMAHVPISRTIAKRFGGEAHLRMAVSKAGPVVTDNSNFILDWKFEHAQNWKEVNTAIKMIPGVVETGLFVGMAERAYFGMEDGSVQVRDPPVN; the protein is encoded by the exons ATGACATTTCAGGGGTGGGTCTCCTTCAAGAAGCACGCAGCTGGATTTGTGTGTGTAGCATCCCGGAGGCTGGTGGTTCCCAATAACTATAAGCACGTGTGTCTGTTCAGTCAGTCTGCAGCTAACATGGCAGAGGAGGCGAAGAAGCTAGCTGCTTACGCCGCCGTGGATAACCACATTCAG aaTAATCAGGTTGTTGGTGTGGGCAGCGGGTCAACTATCGTCTACGCTGTGGATAGATTAG CTGAGAGAGTGCGTCAGGAGAAACTCAATATTGTTTGTGTTCCCACCTCCTTCCAG GCTCGTCAGCTGATTCTGCAGCATGGCCTCACTCTGTCAGATCTGGACAGGCACCCCGAG CTGGATGTGGCAATTGATGGAGCAGATGAAGTGGACGAAGACCTCACGCTGATAAAAGGTGGAGG TGGCTGCCTGACTCAGGAGAAGATTGTAGCCGGCTGTGCTAAACATTTTGTTGTAATTGCCGATTACAG GAAGGACTCCATAGCTCTGGGCCAACAGTGGAAGAAAGGAGTTCCCATTGAGGTTATCCCCATGGCGCATGTTCCCATCTCCAGAACGATAGCAAAGCGTTTTGGAGGCGAGGCTCACTTAAGAATGGCTGTCAGCAAAGCA GGTCCCGTGGTCACTGATAATAGCAACTTCATCCTGGACTGGAAGTTTGAGCATGCTCAGAACTGGAAGGAAGTGAACACTGCAATCAAGATGATCCCAG GTGTGGTAGAGACCGGGCTCTTCGTGGGGATGGCTGAAAGGGCCTACTTTGGCATGGAGGACGGAAGCGTGCAGGTTCGGGATCCTCCGGTCAACTGA
- the eif2ak3 gene encoding eukaryotic translation initiation factor 2-alpha kinase 3 isoform X2 encodes MDAHRSRCAYAQLTTASSVFMFLSGVGSFWSLVIISTLDGRISALDPHNQGRKQWDLDVGSGSLVSSSLSKPEVFGNKMVIPSLDGALFQWNRDRESMEAVPFSVESLLESSYRIGEDTVLVGGKSLTTYGLGAYSGKLRYICSAGGCSRWEEDEVETEDVLLLQRTQKTVRAIRPRSGMEKWNFSVGNFELKLVPEMQPGITFLEGELANGDSWKESQWVIADEPTEKRQAENHQNQNQHLDLVIKVSVPDWKVMAFSTGPDGQLVWEHQFCTPIASAWLVGGGKVTPISLFDDTTYSSQSETEEDEEDEDPGKAQESAESSVYLGMFQGQLYLQSSVKITEKFPSKAIGSEKDIIPLPTVKWKPLIHSPSRTPALVGSDEFDKCLNNDKFSHDEYSNGALSILQYPYDNGYYFPYGKRYREKRETAISLINGNGAGGENRRRKDPVLLLPWWKEILGTIIFCIATTTYIVRKFFHPPAPVAYVRQRKESETQCQTDSKFDLEVVESKEPVAMETRSSEYVSRYLTDFEPVQCLGRGGFGVVFEARNKVDDCNYAIKRIRLPNRELAREKVMREVKALAKLEHPGIIRYFNAWQESPPEGWQEEMDQRWLKDASTTDWPMSFLDHMEALSVKVPVSSSVSPVLGPQGDAHEASAEEQVLFSSSAGSIVGFGADLSFPPLLGHDSLMSERDSQADPDASDTPHSFELCPPRGPSDCTSSSFDIVFEDSGCDRDADADTDSGSGPASPGTVTEKNSSSSSHTRRQESVPPASSSPPRPTSLALALPTTPPSQRVQPSPKVYLYIQMQLCRKENLKDWMAQRCLPEQREHNQCLDIFLQIAEAVDFLHSKGLMHRDLKPSNIFFTMDDVVKVGDFGLVTAMDQEEDEDEPSALTPAPLLTRHTGQVGTKLYMSPEQLSGNSYSHKVDIYSLGLILFELLYPFRTQMERVRTLTEVRVLRFPEVFSKNNVQELAMVHSMLSPNPNKRPEAADITGMPLFQELELPCRLAVRQRSRTYSASSMGRPSRQTSTN; translated from the exons ATGGACGCACACCGTAGCAGATGCGCTTATGCCCAGCTAACTACAGCTAGCtctgtgttcatgtttttatcTGGTGTCGGCAGTTTTTG GTCTCTGGTAATCATCAGTACCCTGGATGGACGGATCTCTGCTTTAGATCCTCACAACCAGGGCAGGAAGCAGTGGGACCTAGATGTCGGTTCAGGTTCCTTAGTGTCCTCCAGCCTCAGCAAACCTGAG gtgtttgGCAATAAGATGGTAATACCTTCCCTGGATGGTGCCTTGTTTCAGTGGAACCGGGACAGAGAGAGCATGGAGGCAGTGCCTTTCAGCGTCGAGTCCCTGCTGGAGTCGTCATATCGCATCGGAGAGGACACAGTCCTGGTCGGGGGGAAATCCCTCACCACCTATGGCCTGGGGGCCTACAGTGGCAAG CTTCGGTACATCTGCTCTGCGGGGGGCTGCAGTCGCTGGGAAGAGGATGAGGTGGAGACCGAAGATGTGCTCCTGCTGCAGAGGACTCAGAAGACTGTGCGAGCCATCAGGCCTCGATCGGGGATGGAGAA GTGGAACTTTAGTGTCGGAAACTTTGAGCTGAAACTCGTTCCGGAGATGCAGCCTGGAATTACCTTCCTGGAGGGTGAACTAGCAAATGGTGACAGCTGGAAGGAGAGTCAGTGGGTCATCGCTGATGAGCCAACAGAGAAACGGCAGGCCGAGAACCACCAGAATCAAAACCAGCATTTGGACCTAGTTATCAAAGTGTCTGTTCCTGATTGGAAGGTCATGGCTTTCAGCACCGGGCCTGATGGACAGCTGGTCTGGGAACATCAG TTCTGCACTCCCATCGCCTCAGCTTGGCTGGTGGGTGGTGGTAAAGTTACGCCAATCAGCCTGTTCGACGACACCACCTACAGCAGCCAGTCCGAAACagaggaagatgaggaagaCGAAGATCCAGGGAAAGCGCAGGAATCTGCGGAGTCCAGCGTTTACCTAG GGATGTTTCAGGGGCAGCTCTACCTTCAGTCATCAGTAAAAATCACTGAAAAATTCCCCTCCAAAGCCATCGGTTCAGAGAAGGACATAATTCCACTACCCACTGTCAAATGGAAGCCTCTAATAC ATTCTCCATCTCGGACACCGGCTCTGGTCGGCTCTGATGAATTCGACAAGTGTCTGAATAATGACAAGTTCTCCCATGACGAATACAGCAACGGAGCCTTGTCCATCCTCCAGTATCCATACG ACAATGGCTACTACTTCCCCTACGGCAAGCGTTACCGAGAGAAGCGTGAGACCGCCATAAGTCTGATAAATGGAAACGGGGCAGGAGGTGAGAATCGAAGAAGAAAGGATCCCGTGCTGCTATTACCCTGGTGGAAGGAGATTCTGGGCACCATCATCTTTTGCATTGCCACCACCACTTACATTGTACGCAAGTTTTTCCACCCTCCTGCTCCTGTGGCCTACGTGAGG CAACGGAAAGAGTCGGAGACACAGTGCCAGACAGACAGCAAGTTTGACCTTGAAGTTGTGGAATCCAAAGAGCCGGTTGCCATGGAGACCCGTTCCAGCGAATATGTGTCCAG GTACCTGACAGACTTTGAGCCAGTGCAGTGCCTCGGCCGCGGGGGGTTTGGCGTCGTGTTTGAAGCCCGCAACAAAGTGGACGACTGCAACTACGCCATCAAAAGAATCCGCCTGCCCAATAG GGAGCTGGCCCGGGAGAAGGTGATGCGAGAGGTGAAGGCTTTAGCAAAGCTGGAGCACCCGGGGATCATTCGCTACTTCAACGCCTGGCAAGAGAGCCCTCCTGAGGGCTGGCAGGAGGAAATGGACCAGAGGTGGCTGAAAGATGCAAG TACAACTGACTGGCCAATGAGCTTCCTCGATCACATGGAGGCTCTGTCAGTCAAAGTACCCGTGTCCAGCTCAGTGTCCCCTGTCCTTGGGCCTCAAGGAGACGCTCATGAAGCATCAGCCGAAGAACAGGTGCTGTTTTCCAGCAGTGCAGGCAGCATTGTGGGCTTTGGCGCCGACCTGTCCTTCCCCCCGCTGCTGGGTCATGACAGCCTGATGTCCGAGAGGGACAGCCAGGCCGACCCTGACGCATCAGACACCCCCCACTCGTTCGAGCTCTGCCCTCCCCGCGGTCCCAGTGACTGCACTTCCTCTTCCTTTGACATTGTGTTCGAGGATTCGGGCTGCGATCGAGATGCCGATGCAGACACGGACTCTGGCTCTGGCCCAGCCAGTCCTGGCACGGTGACGGAGAAAAACAGTTCGTCCTCGTCACACACCAGACGACAGGAGTCCGTCCCCCCcgcctcttcctctcctcctcggcCAACCTCGCTCGCCCTGGCTCTCCCCACAACTCCTCCAAGTCAGCGGGTTCAGCCTTCACCAAAG GTCTACCTGTACATCCAGATGCAGCTCTGTCGGAAGGAGAACCTGAAGGACTGGATGGCTCAGCGCTGCCTGCCGGAGCAAAGGGAGCACAACCAGTGTCTGGACATCTTCCTGCAGATTGCAGAAGCTGTCGACTTTCTGCACAGCAAGGGGCTCATGCACAGGGACCTCAAG CCCTCCAACATCTTCTTCACTATGGACGACGTAGTGAAAGTGGGAGACTTTGGCCTGGTGACAGCGATGGACCAggaggaagatgaagatgaacCAAGCGCCCTCACGCCCGCCCCACTCCTCACCCGCCACACAGGCCAGGTCGGCACCAAACTCTACATGAGCCCAGAGCAG CTCTCTGGAAACTCCTACTCTCATAAAGTGGATATTTACTCTCTGGGTCTGATCCTGTTTGAGCTGCTGTATCCTTTCAGGACTCAGATGGAGAGAGTGAGG ACACTGACAGAAGTGAGAGTACTGCGCTTCCCAGAGGTTTTCTCCAAAAACAATGTTCAGGAG CTGGCCATGGTCCACAGCATGCTGTCGCCGAACCCCAACAAGCGTCCCGAGGCGGCTGATATCACAGGGATGCCCCTCTTCCAGGAGCTGGAGCTGCCTTGCCGATTGGCCGTGAGGCAGCGCTCCCGCACTTACAGCGCCTCTTCCATGGGTCGCCCCTCACGCCAGACATCGACTAACTGA
- the eif2ak3 gene encoding eukaryotic translation initiation factor 2-alpha kinase 3 isoform X1, giving the protein MERGLHFGNVSISLVLLLLLKALIGFGTSQAQGSAIGRVPQSTTGGSGSTAAEDGAGVMKRGLENVGTSVIGADVTVEDDDNGSAAEADESHGESNGSVRQTRSLVIISTLDGRISALDPHNQGRKQWDLDVGSGSLVSSSLSKPEVFGNKMVIPSLDGALFQWNRDRESMEAVPFSVESLLESSYRIGEDTVLVGGKSLTTYGLGAYSGKLRYICSAGGCSRWEEDEVETEDVLLLQRTQKTVRAIRPRSGMEKWNFSVGNFELKLVPEMQPGITFLEGELANGDSWKESQWVIADEPTEKRQAENHQNQNQHLDLVIKVSVPDWKVMAFSTGPDGQLVWEHQFCTPIASAWLVGGGKVTPISLFDDTTYSSQSETEEDEEDEDPGKAQESAESSVYLGMFQGQLYLQSSVKITEKFPSKAIGSEKDIIPLPTVKWKPLIHSPSRTPALVGSDEFDKCLNNDKFSHDEYSNGALSILQYPYDNGYYFPYGKRYREKRETAISLINGNGAGGENRRRKDPVLLLPWWKEILGTIIFCIATTTYIVRKFFHPPAPVAYVRQRKESETQCQTDSKFDLEVVESKEPVAMETRSSEYVSRYLTDFEPVQCLGRGGFGVVFEARNKVDDCNYAIKRIRLPNRELAREKVMREVKALAKLEHPGIIRYFNAWQESPPEGWQEEMDQRWLKDASTTDWPMSFLDHMEALSVKVPVSSSVSPVLGPQGDAHEASAEEQVLFSSSAGSIVGFGADLSFPPLLGHDSLMSERDSQADPDASDTPHSFELCPPRGPSDCTSSSFDIVFEDSGCDRDADADTDSGSGPASPGTVTEKNSSSSSHTRRQESVPPASSSPPRPTSLALALPTTPPSQRVQPSPKVYLYIQMQLCRKENLKDWMAQRCLPEQREHNQCLDIFLQIAEAVDFLHSKGLMHRDLKPSNIFFTMDDVVKVGDFGLVTAMDQEEDEDEPSALTPAPLLTRHTGQVGTKLYMSPEQLSGNSYSHKVDIYSLGLILFELLYPFRTQMERVRTLTEVRVLRFPEVFSKNNVQELAMVHSMLSPNPNKRPEAADITGMPLFQELELPCRLAVRQRSRTYSASSMGRPSRQTSTN; this is encoded by the exons ATGGAAAGGGGGCTTCACTTTGGAAACGTGAGCATTTCCCTGGTGCTCCTCTTGTTGCTGAAAGCGCTCATCGGATTCGGGACTTCGCAAGCTCAGGGCTCCGCCATCGGGAGGGTGCCGCAGTCCACAACCGGGGGTTCAGGTTCGACCGCGGCGGAAGATGGTGCAGGAGTCATGAAGCGTGGCTTGGAGAACGTAGGCACCTCGGTCATTGGAGCAGACGTTACCGTGGAGGACGACGACAATGGGTCAGCGGCGGAGGCAGACGAATCACATGGAGAAAGTAACGGAAGCGTCAGACAGACGAG GTCTCTGGTAATCATCAGTACCCTGGATGGACGGATCTCTGCTTTAGATCCTCACAACCAGGGCAGGAAGCAGTGGGACCTAGATGTCGGTTCAGGTTCCTTAGTGTCCTCCAGCCTCAGCAAACCTGAG gtgtttgGCAATAAGATGGTAATACCTTCCCTGGATGGTGCCTTGTTTCAGTGGAACCGGGACAGAGAGAGCATGGAGGCAGTGCCTTTCAGCGTCGAGTCCCTGCTGGAGTCGTCATATCGCATCGGAGAGGACACAGTCCTGGTCGGGGGGAAATCCCTCACCACCTATGGCCTGGGGGCCTACAGTGGCAAG CTTCGGTACATCTGCTCTGCGGGGGGCTGCAGTCGCTGGGAAGAGGATGAGGTGGAGACCGAAGATGTGCTCCTGCTGCAGAGGACTCAGAAGACTGTGCGAGCCATCAGGCCTCGATCGGGGATGGAGAA GTGGAACTTTAGTGTCGGAAACTTTGAGCTGAAACTCGTTCCGGAGATGCAGCCTGGAATTACCTTCCTGGAGGGTGAACTAGCAAATGGTGACAGCTGGAAGGAGAGTCAGTGGGTCATCGCTGATGAGCCAACAGAGAAACGGCAGGCCGAGAACCACCAGAATCAAAACCAGCATTTGGACCTAGTTATCAAAGTGTCTGTTCCTGATTGGAAGGTCATGGCTTTCAGCACCGGGCCTGATGGACAGCTGGTCTGGGAACATCAG TTCTGCACTCCCATCGCCTCAGCTTGGCTGGTGGGTGGTGGTAAAGTTACGCCAATCAGCCTGTTCGACGACACCACCTACAGCAGCCAGTCCGAAACagaggaagatgaggaagaCGAAGATCCAGGGAAAGCGCAGGAATCTGCGGAGTCCAGCGTTTACCTAG GGATGTTTCAGGGGCAGCTCTACCTTCAGTCATCAGTAAAAATCACTGAAAAATTCCCCTCCAAAGCCATCGGTTCAGAGAAGGACATAATTCCACTACCCACTGTCAAATGGAAGCCTCTAATAC ATTCTCCATCTCGGACACCGGCTCTGGTCGGCTCTGATGAATTCGACAAGTGTCTGAATAATGACAAGTTCTCCCATGACGAATACAGCAACGGAGCCTTGTCCATCCTCCAGTATCCATACG ACAATGGCTACTACTTCCCCTACGGCAAGCGTTACCGAGAGAAGCGTGAGACCGCCATAAGTCTGATAAATGGAAACGGGGCAGGAGGTGAGAATCGAAGAAGAAAGGATCCCGTGCTGCTATTACCCTGGTGGAAGGAGATTCTGGGCACCATCATCTTTTGCATTGCCACCACCACTTACATTGTACGCAAGTTTTTCCACCCTCCTGCTCCTGTGGCCTACGTGAGG CAACGGAAAGAGTCGGAGACACAGTGCCAGACAGACAGCAAGTTTGACCTTGAAGTTGTGGAATCCAAAGAGCCGGTTGCCATGGAGACCCGTTCCAGCGAATATGTGTCCAG GTACCTGACAGACTTTGAGCCAGTGCAGTGCCTCGGCCGCGGGGGGTTTGGCGTCGTGTTTGAAGCCCGCAACAAAGTGGACGACTGCAACTACGCCATCAAAAGAATCCGCCTGCCCAATAG GGAGCTGGCCCGGGAGAAGGTGATGCGAGAGGTGAAGGCTTTAGCAAAGCTGGAGCACCCGGGGATCATTCGCTACTTCAACGCCTGGCAAGAGAGCCCTCCTGAGGGCTGGCAGGAGGAAATGGACCAGAGGTGGCTGAAAGATGCAAG TACAACTGACTGGCCAATGAGCTTCCTCGATCACATGGAGGCTCTGTCAGTCAAAGTACCCGTGTCCAGCTCAGTGTCCCCTGTCCTTGGGCCTCAAGGAGACGCTCATGAAGCATCAGCCGAAGAACAGGTGCTGTTTTCCAGCAGTGCAGGCAGCATTGTGGGCTTTGGCGCCGACCTGTCCTTCCCCCCGCTGCTGGGTCATGACAGCCTGATGTCCGAGAGGGACAGCCAGGCCGACCCTGACGCATCAGACACCCCCCACTCGTTCGAGCTCTGCCCTCCCCGCGGTCCCAGTGACTGCACTTCCTCTTCCTTTGACATTGTGTTCGAGGATTCGGGCTGCGATCGAGATGCCGATGCAGACACGGACTCTGGCTCTGGCCCAGCCAGTCCTGGCACGGTGACGGAGAAAAACAGTTCGTCCTCGTCACACACCAGACGACAGGAGTCCGTCCCCCCcgcctcttcctctcctcctcggcCAACCTCGCTCGCCCTGGCTCTCCCCACAACTCCTCCAAGTCAGCGGGTTCAGCCTTCACCAAAG GTCTACCTGTACATCCAGATGCAGCTCTGTCGGAAGGAGAACCTGAAGGACTGGATGGCTCAGCGCTGCCTGCCGGAGCAAAGGGAGCACAACCAGTGTCTGGACATCTTCCTGCAGATTGCAGAAGCTGTCGACTTTCTGCACAGCAAGGGGCTCATGCACAGGGACCTCAAG CCCTCCAACATCTTCTTCACTATGGACGACGTAGTGAAAGTGGGAGACTTTGGCCTGGTGACAGCGATGGACCAggaggaagatgaagatgaacCAAGCGCCCTCACGCCCGCCCCACTCCTCACCCGCCACACAGGCCAGGTCGGCACCAAACTCTACATGAGCCCAGAGCAG CTCTCTGGAAACTCCTACTCTCATAAAGTGGATATTTACTCTCTGGGTCTGATCCTGTTTGAGCTGCTGTATCCTTTCAGGACTCAGATGGAGAGAGTGAGG ACACTGACAGAAGTGAGAGTACTGCGCTTCCCAGAGGTTTTCTCCAAAAACAATGTTCAGGAG CTGGCCATGGTCCACAGCATGCTGTCGCCGAACCCCAACAAGCGTCCCGAGGCGGCTGATATCACAGGGATGCCCCTCTTCCAGGAGCTGGAGCTGCCTTGCCGATTGGCCGTGAGGCAGCGCTCCCGCACTTACAGCGCCTCTTCCATGGGTCGCCCCTCACGCCAGACATCGACTAACTGA